One Lysobacter enzymogenes DNA segment encodes these proteins:
- a CDS encoding TonB-dependent siderophore receptor produces MRLSLSHPFAATIPVAPKARARARLAANTRRGSALALALSTALAPGLRARAAEAEVAPAADAATGTAVTLDEVVVRGQRRREAGAALKLDAPALETPQAVSTVTRETLDAQGARRLGEALRNVAGVTSNDVYGFFDGFNIRGFNASADATYLDGLLWSNSMATTELSGLDRVEVVKGPASGLYGQGPLSGLVNLVSKRPQEQRFVTLDLAAGSYGLREVGIDANSPLDRDGRVLARLNAVYRDQDFFVDFSGAQRKYLAPSLTWNIGEATSITVLGTWQRDRINPWSPIPAYGSALANPHGRLPRHLAINERDAPAEQNRDYDALGYSFEHRFSERLVLRQSVRYSEFHDRWDHWLFVAGVSPDLRTFGRFYYGPYEERGHDLRSDTSLSWTMSTGAVEHRWLLGYDYSERRSSYTNTFDPGPYDLDVFAPVYGRSGLRPAFVDDTRYDQAARQRGIYLQDHAKIGERTTLTLGGRWDVASSGVGAGRVEDRQFSPRAGLTYALRPELAVYLNHSRSFAPQGSYRSFDGSALPPERGVNNEIGLKLAPHDGRIVAMLSMFELTRQDMASEDPQHPNFYVTRGEQRSRGLELEGQWRPRADWELSFAYAWTQAEIVRDQALPAGARLAGVPRHSANLWARYTVPAGPLSGLGIALGAHAESERLANNYEPLDPVYQRPFRLKGYTTVDAALSYEAARWDARLNFKNLFDKRYIPGGASSDRTAFGEPRTVVASVQWKF; encoded by the coding sequence ATGCGTCTGTCCCTTTCCCATCCGTTCGCCGCGACCATTCCCGTGGCGCCCAAGGCGCGCGCACGCGCGCGGCTGGCTGCGAACACGCGCCGCGGCAGCGCGCTCGCGCTCGCCTTGTCCACCGCCTTGGCGCCGGGCCTGCGCGCCCGCGCCGCCGAGGCCGAAGTGGCGCCCGCCGCCGACGCCGCGACCGGCACGGCGGTCACCCTCGACGAAGTGGTGGTGCGCGGCCAGCGCCGCCGCGAGGCCGGCGCCGCGCTCAAGCTCGATGCGCCGGCGCTGGAAACGCCGCAGGCGGTGTCGACCGTCACCCGCGAAACCCTCGACGCGCAGGGCGCGCGCCGCCTCGGCGAAGCGCTGCGCAACGTCGCCGGCGTCACCAGCAACGACGTCTACGGCTTCTTCGACGGTTTCAATATCCGCGGTTTCAATGCCTCGGCCGACGCGACCTATCTGGACGGCCTGTTGTGGTCGAATTCGATGGCGACGACCGAGCTCAGCGGCTTGGATCGCGTGGAGGTGGTCAAGGGGCCAGCTTCGGGCCTGTATGGGCAAGGACCGCTGTCGGGACTGGTCAATCTGGTCAGCAAACGGCCGCAGGAGCAGCGCTTCGTTACGCTGGATCTGGCCGCCGGCTCCTACGGCCTGCGCGAAGTCGGCATCGACGCCAACAGCCCGCTCGATCGCGACGGCCGGGTGCTCGCGCGCTTGAACGCCGTCTATCGCGACCAGGATTTCTTCGTCGATTTCTCCGGTGCGCAGCGCAAGTATCTGGCGCCGTCGCTGACCTGGAACATCGGCGAAGCGACCTCGATCACCGTGCTCGGCACCTGGCAGCGCGACCGGATCAATCCGTGGTCGCCGATCCCCGCCTACGGCAGCGCGCTGGCGAATCCCCACGGCCGTCTGCCGCGCCACCTCGCGATCAACGAGCGCGACGCGCCGGCGGAGCAGAACCGCGATTACGACGCGCTGGGCTACAGCTTCGAACACCGTTTCAGCGAGCGTCTGGTACTGCGCCAGTCGGTGCGGTACTCCGAATTCCACGACCGCTGGGACCATTGGCTGTTCGTCGCCGGCGTCAGCCCGGACCTGCGCACGTTCGGACGGTTCTATTACGGCCCGTATGAGGAGCGGGGCCACGATCTGCGCTCCGACACCAGCCTGTCCTGGACCATGAGCACGGGCGCGGTGGAGCACCGCTGGTTGCTGGGCTACGACTACAGCGAACGCCGTTCCAGCTACACCAACACCTTCGATCCGGGGCCGTACGACCTGGACGTGTTCGCCCCGGTGTACGGCCGCAGCGGCTTGCGGCCGGCGTTCGTCGACGACACCCGCTACGATCAGGCCGCGCGCCAACGCGGCATCTATCTGCAGGATCACGCCAAGATCGGCGAACGCACCACGCTGACCTTGGGCGGGCGCTGGGACGTCGCCTCCAGCGGCGTCGGCGCCGGCCGCGTCGAAGATCGCCAGTTCAGTCCGCGCGCCGGCCTGACCTACGCCTTGCGCCCGGAGCTGGCGGTGTATCTCAACCATTCGCGTTCCTTCGCGCCGCAAGGCAGCTACCGCAGTTTCGACGGCAGCGCCTTGCCGCCCGAACGCGGCGTCAACAACGAGATCGGCCTCAAGCTGGCGCCGCACGACGGCCGCATCGTCGCGATGCTGTCGATGTTCGAGCTGACCCGCCAGGACATGGCCAGCGAAGATCCGCAACATCCCAATTTCTATGTGACCCGCGGCGAGCAGCGCAGCCGCGGCCTGGAACTGGAAGGGCAATGGCGGCCGCGCGCCGATTGGGAATTGAGCTTCGCCTATGCCTGGACCCAGGCCGAAATCGTCCGCGATCAGGCGCTGCCCGCGGGCGCGCGCCTGGCCGGCGTGCCGCGCCACAGCGCCAATCTGTGGGCGCGCTATACCGTGCCTGCCGGCCCGCTCAGCGGCTTGGGCATCGCCCTGGGCGCGCACGCCGAGAGCGAGCGCCTGGCCAACAACTACGAACCGCTCGATCCGGTGTACCAGCGACCGTTCCGGCTCAAGGGCTACACCACCGTCGACGCCGCGCTCTCGTACGAGGCCGCGCGCTGGGATGCGCGCCTGAACTTCAAGAACCTGTTCGACAAGCGCTACATCCCCGGCGGCGCCAGCAGCGACCGCACCGCGTTCGGCGAGCCCAGGACGGTGGTGGCCAGCGTGCAGTGGAAGTTCTGA
- a CDS encoding MbtH family protein, with the protein MTNPFEDNNGTFLVLVNDENQHSLWPEFAEVPAGWRTVFGPEQRQACLDYVEQNWTDMRPASLAALDDARVG; encoded by the coding sequence ATGACCAACCCCTTCGAAGACAACAACGGCACCTTCCTCGTCCTGGTCAACGACGAAAACCAGCACTCGCTGTGGCCCGAATTCGCCGAAGTCCCCGCCGGCTGGCGCACCGTTTTCGGGCCGGAGCAGCGGCAGGCCTGCCTGGATTACGTCGAGCAGAACTGGACGGATATGCGGCCGGCCAGTCTGGCGGCGCTGGACGACGCGCGGGTGGGTTGA